A genomic region of Alistipes megaguti contains the following coding sequences:
- a CDS encoding SusC/RagA family TonB-linked outer membrane protein: MARIAFLIVFFVFSSTTNLWAQKVTLIFSQTRLERVLDEISRQTHYTFAFSPEVVDVTRNVSIRKTNADLKEILTELFAGTRISYRIADRKIFLADRATMKQEQTWIVSGKISDEQGSPIVGATILLQGTTRGTTSNADGSYRITVRESDRSPVLLFSFIGYDLQQIPVSPTRSIVNVTMRASSTAIQDVVVTALGITRQEQSLGYAVSKVDNEALNTTVSSNWLNSLSGKVAGLNLEGTSSGPGGSLRVTLRGEGSLSHDKNTALFVVDGIPISSDMTASSSASQTFDTDAPIDYGNGASDLNPEDIESVSVLKGPAATALYGSRAANGAIIITTKSGRTTKGIGVSFNSSFTFERAGYWPDFQTEYGAGNGNLTNVIQQRYYNYWTVRAEDAEDGIEAPTRIYSRMGFGPKFEGQMFYQYESRDWETGKYHKLPWQYNDNWYKGLFQTGITYNNSVSVEGSNGNGTSVRLSIRDSRNNWIVPNTGYNSQNISFSVSSKLNRFISFKGKVTYYRKNSDNLPMSGYNPAAPLYTLLWNPTVIGVDSYAREYYNDRIRQMYEAGTEYLLINSSYADNVYMQLYQQLNTLDRDRVYGNVALTLNLHKNLTLDLRSGVDFYNDFRTQQKPWYSNGYKYGYYKEQTVRNYEMNNDFLLTYKRRFGDFDLTASFGGNNMVYNYQNVQLTAKDGLQEYNIYKINNSRSTPLSYVRRSNKSVNSFYGLVNLSWRDMIFLDITGRNDWSSALARGNNSYFYPSVSTSILLDRLLNLGDSAPWINMLKIRGSWANVGNDTSPYSLNHVYSSSNFASAYYLSSTIQNPDIKPENVESFEVGTEVHLFDNIWSFDATYYHSSTTDQIIGVPVDQVTGATSKLINAGEVRNEGVELSTRIVPIRTKDTRWEINLNWSKNWNRLVSLAPGVEVWQMNSNMNVSGNIYINAYPGTELGRLYGRGYKRAPQGAFYVDENGAKIDCSGQVIVDAASGAPVLTGTEDPLLDLGSIYPDWKAGMTHTLSYKNLKLSLTFTGQWGGNAYSVTHFALAYQGKLKNSLPGRYAGLIHEGVNLNDDGTYRRNTTITKDIVDYYGTYVYARENAENNTFDTSFLKFKELRLEYTLPKRICEKLKIVQSASLAFYATNLFCWTNFPIYDPEAGYMVGSSISRGIEAGAYPLTRTYGLNLKLNF, translated from the coding sequence TTGGCCCGGATCGCTTTCCTGATTGTCTTTTTCGTGTTTTCGTCGACGACGAACCTGTGGGCCCAGAAAGTCACGTTGATCTTCTCGCAAACCCGGCTTGAACGGGTTCTGGACGAGATCTCCCGCCAGACGCACTATACGTTCGCCTTCAGCCCCGAGGTGGTCGACGTCACACGCAACGTCTCGATCCGCAAGACCAACGCCGATCTGAAGGAGATTCTCACCGAACTCTTCGCCGGAACACGCATCTCGTACCGCATCGCCGACCGGAAGATCTTCCTGGCCGACCGTGCCACCATGAAGCAGGAACAGACCTGGATCGTCTCGGGAAAGATCTCCGACGAACAGGGCTCCCCGATCGTCGGAGCCACCATCCTGCTGCAGGGCACCACGCGCGGCACCACCTCCAATGCCGACGGTTCCTACCGCATCACCGTCCGTGAGAGCGACCGTTCACCCGTGCTGCTCTTCTCCTTCATCGGGTACGACCTGCAGCAGATTCCCGTCTCGCCCACGCGGTCGATCGTCAACGTGACGATGCGCGCCTCGTCGACAGCCATTCAGGATGTCGTGGTCACGGCCCTCGGCATCACCCGTCAGGAGCAGTCGCTCGGTTACGCCGTCTCGAAGGTCGACAACGAAGCGCTGAACACCACCGTCTCGAGCAACTGGCTCAATTCGCTCTCGGGCAAGGTCGCCGGTCTGAACCTCGAAGGCACCTCATCGGGACCCGGCGGCTCGCTGCGCGTGACGCTGCGCGGCGAGGGTTCGCTCTCGCACGACAAAAACACGGCGCTCTTTGTCGTGGACGGCATTCCGATCAGCAGCGACATGACCGCCAGCAGCTCTGCCTCGCAGACCTTCGACACCGACGCCCCGATCGACTACGGCAACGGCGCCAGCGACCTCAACCCCGAGGACATTGAATCGGTATCGGTGCTCAAGGGCCCGGCCGCCACGGCCCTCTACGGATCGCGGGCCGCCAACGGCGCCATCATCATCACCACCAAATCGGGCCGCACGACCAAGGGCATCGGCGTTTCGTTCAACTCGTCGTTCACCTTCGAGCGTGCCGGCTACTGGCCCGACTTCCAGACCGAATACGGTGCCGGAAACGGCAACCTCACCAACGTCATCCAGCAGCGGTACTACAACTACTGGACCGTCCGGGCCGAGGATGCCGAAGACGGCATCGAAGCCCCGACGCGCATCTATTCGCGCATGGGCTTCGGACCGAAATTCGAGGGTCAGATGTTCTACCAGTACGAATCACGCGACTGGGAGACCGGCAAATACCACAAACTTCCCTGGCAATACAACGACAACTGGTACAAGGGACTCTTCCAGACCGGCATCACCTACAATAACAGCGTATCGGTCGAGGGCAGCAACGGCAACGGCACGTCGGTCCGCCTCTCGATCCGCGACTCGCGCAACAACTGGATCGTTCCCAACACGGGATACAACAGCCAGAACATCAGCTTCTCGGTCAGTTCCAAGCTCAACCGCTTCATCTCGTTCAAGGGCAAGGTGACCTACTACCGCAAAAACAGCGACAACCTCCCCATGTCGGGTTACAACCCCGCCGCACCGCTCTATACGCTGCTGTGGAATCCGACGGTCATCGGCGTGGATTCCTACGCCCGGGAGTACTACAACGACCGGATCCGCCAGATGTACGAAGCCGGTACGGAGTATCTGCTCATCAACTCCTCGTACGCCGACAACGTCTACATGCAGCTCTACCAGCAGCTCAACACGCTGGATCGTGACCGCGTCTACGGCAACGTCGCCCTGACGCTCAACCTGCACAAGAACCTCACGCTCGACCTGCGTTCGGGTGTCGACTTCTATAACGACTTCCGCACCCAGCAGAAACCCTGGTACTCGAACGGCTACAAGTACGGCTACTACAAGGAGCAGACTGTGCGCAACTACGAGATGAACAACGACTTTCTGCTCACCTACAAGCGCCGCTTCGGCGACTTCGACCTCACGGCCTCATTCGGCGGCAACAACATGGTCTACAACTACCAGAACGTACAGCTGACGGCCAAGGACGGTCTGCAGGAGTACAACATCTACAAAATCAACAACTCGCGGTCGACGCCGCTCTCCTACGTGCGCCGCAGCAACAAGTCGGTCAACAGTTTCTACGGACTGGTCAACCTCTCGTGGCGTGACATGATCTTCCTGGACATCACCGGCCGCAACGACTGGTCGAGTGCCCTGGCTCGCGGCAACAACTCCTACTTCTACCCCTCGGTGAGCACCAGCATCCTGCTCGATCGGCTGCTCAACCTCGGGGACAGCGCGCCGTGGATCAACATGCTCAAGATCCGGGGATCGTGGGCCAACGTCGGCAACGACACCTCGCCCTACAGCCTGAACCACGTCTACTCGTCGAGCAATTTCGCCAGCGCCTACTACCTCTCGAGCACCATTCAGAATCCCGACATCAAACCCGAAAACGTCGAGAGCTTCGAAGTGGGTACCGAAGTGCACCTCTTCGACAACATCTGGTCCTTCGACGCCACCTACTACCACTCGAGCACCACCGACCAGATCATCGGTGTACCCGTCGACCAGGTCACCGGCGCCACCAGCAAACTTATCAATGCCGGCGAAGTGCGCAACGAGGGTGTCGAACTCTCCACGCGCATCGTCCCCATCCGGACGAAGGACACCCGCTGGGAGATCAACCTCAACTGGAGCAAGAACTGGAACCGACTCGTCAGCCTCGCCCCGGGCGTGGAGGTCTGGCAGATGAACTCGAACATGAACGTCAGCGGCAACATCTACATCAACGCCTATCCGGGAACGGAGCTGGGCCGGCTCTACGGCCGCGGCTACAAACGGGCTCCGCAGGGCGCCTTCTACGTCGACGAAAACGGTGCGAAGATCGACTGCTCGGGACAGGTCATTGTCGACGCCGCGAGCGGTGCTCCGGTCCTCACCGGCACGGAGGATCCGCTGCTCGATCTGGGCAGCATCTACCCCGACTGGAAGGCCGGCATGACCCATACGTTGTCATACAAGAACCTCAAGCTCTCGCTCACCTTCACCGGACAGTGGGGAGGCAACGCCTACTCGGTCACCCACTTCGCACTGGCCTACCAGGGCAAACTGAAGAACTCGCTGCCGGGCCGTTACGCCGGTCTGATCCACGAGGGCGTCAACCTCAACGACGACGGAACCTACCGCCGGAACACGACCATCACCAAGGATATCGTCGACTACTACGGCACCTATGTCTACGCCCGCGAGAATGCCGAAAACAACACCTTCGACACCTCCTTCCTCAAGTTCAAGGAGCTGCGCCTCGAGTACACCCTTCCGAAACGGATCTGCGAGAAGCTGAAGATCGTCCAGAGCGCCTCGCTGGCCTTCTATGCCACGAACCTCTTCTGTTGGACCAACTTCCCGATCTACGATCCCGAAGCCGGATACATGGTCGGCTCCTCCATCAGCCGGGGTATCGAGGCCGGCGCCTATCCGTTGACCCGCACCTACGGTCTGAACCTGAAACTGAACTTCTAA
- a CDS encoding SusD/RagB family nutrient-binding outer membrane lipoprotein, which produces MKKIKYLALVIAATLVSGCEHLFDEYNTDPNSIEMWQIHPEGMMEQLLFSAADGLMYGTWQLNGELMQYTVNLQAENIHRYIIRDAFVQTPWSYLSRQAANADHMRRLAILKNEPNCEAIALTMRALMVSNQTDLFGSIPFSEAYKGRDTVAITQPRYDTQQEIYTQLLEDLERANSLYNVNKPLQSPNKDLLYGGDLSKWRKFTNSLHLRLLMRLSNRDEEMQVSQKMQAMLNNPSTYPIFTDNSDNAMYVYTNISPNINRFGKYTEKNFSSNVRVMAEYFINLLNELGDPRLPLYAVLQGDTWQGLPSGYPTTETINNGSATLNKAILGDYTSPYCFMRYDEVLFILAEATYRGMIKGGEIQAQRYYEQGILASIDYWDSINPSSVHINELQKEQYLQKTTYNNTLKQILEQKYIAQFWCGYEAWADYRRTGYPELIIGTGTDNNGVLPTRLMYPQRSQQTNSEHYAEAVEQMGGDNMRIPVWWSLKAVNN; this is translated from the coding sequence ATGAAAAAAATCAAATATCTCGCCCTGGTCATCGCCGCGACGCTGGTTTCCGGTTGCGAACACCTGTTCGACGAATACAACACGGACCCCAACAGCATCGAAATGTGGCAGATCCATCCGGAAGGCATGATGGAACAACTGCTCTTCTCGGCAGCCGACGGCCTGATGTACGGCACCTGGCAGCTCAACGGCGAGCTGATGCAGTACACCGTCAACCTGCAGGCCGAGAACATCCATCGCTACATCATCCGCGACGCCTTCGTACAGACACCCTGGAGCTACCTCTCGCGTCAGGCGGCCAATGCCGACCACATGCGGCGTCTGGCCATCCTGAAGAACGAGCCCAACTGCGAGGCCATCGCCCTGACCATGCGGGCGCTGATGGTTTCGAACCAGACCGACCTGTTCGGCAGCATCCCCTTCAGCGAAGCCTACAAGGGGCGTGATACGGTAGCCATCACCCAACCCCGCTACGACACGCAACAGGAGATCTATACACAGCTGCTCGAGGATCTCGAACGGGCCAACTCGCTCTACAACGTCAACAAACCCCTGCAAAGTCCCAACAAGGATCTCCTCTACGGCGGCGACCTGAGCAAATGGCGCAAATTCACCAATTCGCTCCACCTGCGGCTGCTGATGCGTCTGAGCAACCGCGACGAGGAGATGCAGGTCTCGCAGAAGATGCAGGCGATGCTGAACAATCCGTCGACCTACCCGATCTTCACGGACAACAGCGACAACGCCATGTACGTCTACACGAACATCTCGCCCAACATCAACCGCTTCGGCAAATATACCGAGAAGAACTTCTCGTCGAACGTGCGGGTGATGGCCGAATACTTCATCAACCTGCTCAACGAACTGGGCGACCCGCGGCTGCCGCTCTACGCCGTGCTGCAGGGCGACACGTGGCAGGGTCTGCCGAGCGGTTACCCCACCACGGAGACCATCAACAACGGCAGCGCCACCCTCAACAAGGCCATTCTGGGCGACTACACCTCGCCCTACTGCTTCATGCGCTACGACGAGGTGCTCTTCATCCTGGCCGAAGCCACCTACCGCGGCATGATCAAGGGCGGCGAGATCCAGGCCCAGCGCTACTACGAACAGGGCATCCTCGCCTCGATCGACTACTGGGACAGCATCAACCCCTCGTCGGTGCACATCAACGAGCTCCAGAAGGAGCAGTACCTCCAGAAGACGACCTACAACAACACCCTGAAGCAGATCTTGGAGCAAAAGTACATCGCCCAGTTCTGGTGCGGCTACGAGGCGTGGGCCGACTACCGTCGGACGGGTTATCCGGAGCTGATCATCGGTACGGGCACCGACAACAACGGCGTGCTTCCGACCCGTCTGATGTATCCCCAGCGTTCGCAGCAGACCAACAGCGAGCACTATGCCGAAGCGGTCGAGCAGATGGGCGGCGACAACATGCGCATTCCCGTATGGTGGAGCCTGAAGGCCGTCAACAACTGA
- a CDS encoding DUF5689 domain-containing protein: MKTIRFHSNLLLRLGLIFALGLSGSACSQDETAADEPYVRFGEEIREISYDRAGGAQDFEMYTNMGDWTIETTFAEDEEWIDIWPREGHNSGRFTITVGENTEAFARYGTVNVVVGGKSVKSFTVRQASGDVIFALGMGNNTLKASAQGSEFNIALQTNVGWKAEAVGEAASWIEFGEATDSTQIVSVKPNSGAERSGEIRFFALGTGLEEFYTNVIIKQFDQEHDPYNGTQQTIAQIKQRLNNGIGHITENLWVEATVVSDPSLLNIESNQMVVQDESGQGILIEFANTKDNIYKLNDKLKLHLYEAEFVQDPVTMGSKLAAFTPNAIFDQSAGEPIQPVEVTIDRLDNYENTLVKLPSVEFSVPLGTLYNSQEDQYDQTSAGSVNLQAEPYTDGHLRYVHILRDATGNWTKLLTRSYFLERYNRIVPQGACSVTGIVMKYTKNNLTENTLRVRTIGDIEGSDDESTRLTRTLVQFGPFDWNAIPLEKVTPVVGSGEIKTTAFKGLQSTQSIALELGYSHTRNIPGVLTVGANGKQTVTPPENGQENTYPYILARDFWNHTGSSMNREGSTDPDYKGEAWVFNVTDFAPSGGDLWLTFTIASSWYGPLEMCIEWADNEDAPLNEYHPIEEFVSPLWNEGGAFHLRQFTAKLPDELKSKRSFTIRFRATENHRAGANGLAINSGGFSGISFWALTEQK, from the coding sequence ATGAAAACGATACGATTTCATTCGAATCTTCTGCTGCGCCTGGGGCTGATCTTCGCGCTGGGGCTCTCGGGAAGCGCCTGTTCGCAGGACGAGACGGCAGCGGACGAACCCTACGTACGCTTCGGCGAAGAGATCCGGGAGATCTCCTACGACCGTGCGGGCGGCGCGCAGGATTTCGAAATGTATACCAACATGGGCGACTGGACCATCGAGACCACCTTCGCCGAGGATGAGGAGTGGATCGACATCTGGCCCCGCGAAGGCCACAACAGCGGCCGTTTCACCATCACCGTCGGCGAAAATACCGAAGCCTTCGCGCGTTACGGCACGGTCAACGTGGTGGTCGGCGGCAAATCCGTCAAATCGTTCACCGTCCGCCAGGCATCGGGCGACGTGATCTTCGCCCTCGGCATGGGCAACAACACCCTGAAGGCCTCGGCCCAGGGCAGCGAATTCAACATCGCCCTGCAGACGAACGTCGGCTGGAAGGCCGAAGCCGTCGGTGAAGCCGCCTCGTGGATCGAGTTCGGCGAGGCCACGGACAGCACCCAGATCGTCAGCGTGAAGCCCAACAGCGGCGCCGAACGAAGCGGCGAGATCCGTTTCTTCGCCCTCGGCACCGGACTGGAAGAGTTCTACACCAACGTCATCATCAAGCAGTTCGACCAGGAGCACGACCCCTACAACGGAACGCAGCAGACCATTGCCCAGATCAAGCAGCGCCTCAACAACGGCATCGGACACATCACCGAGAACCTCTGGGTGGAGGCCACCGTGGTCAGCGACCCCTCGCTGCTCAATATCGAAAGCAATCAGATGGTGGTGCAGGACGAGAGCGGGCAGGGCATTCTGATCGAGTTCGCCAACACGAAGGACAACATCTACAAACTGAACGACAAACTGAAACTCCATCTCTACGAGGCCGAGTTCGTGCAGGATCCCGTGACGATGGGTTCGAAGCTGGCCGCCTTCACGCCCAATGCCATCTTCGACCAGTCGGCGGGCGAGCCGATCCAGCCGGTGGAGGTGACAATCGACCGGCTCGACAACTACGAGAACACGCTGGTCAAGCTGCCGAGCGTCGAGTTCTCCGTGCCGCTGGGCACCCTCTACAACAGCCAGGAGGATCAGTACGACCAGACGTCCGCCGGTTCGGTCAACCTCCAGGCCGAGCCCTACACGGACGGTCACCTGCGCTATGTGCACATCCTGCGCGACGCTACCGGAAACTGGACCAAACTGCTGACCCGCAGCTATTTCCTCGAGCGCTACAACCGGATCGTGCCGCAGGGCGCCTGCTCGGTCACGGGCATCGTGATGAAATACACGAAGAACAACCTGACGGAGAATACGCTCCGCGTCCGCACGATCGGCGACATCGAGGGTTCCGACGACGAATCGACCCGTCTGACCCGTACGCTCGTGCAGTTCGGACCCTTCGACTGGAACGCCATCCCGCTGGAGAAGGTGACGCCGGTCGTCGGTTCAGGCGAGATCAAGACCACGGCCTTCAAGGGGCTGCAGTCAACACAGAGCATCGCTCTTGAGCTCGGCTACAGCCATACGCGCAACATCCCGGGAGTCCTCACCGTCGGAGCGAACGGCAAACAAACCGTCACCCCGCCCGAAAACGGCCAGGAGAACACCTATCCCTACATCCTCGCCCGTGACTTCTGGAATCACACCGGTTCGTCGATGAACCGCGAAGGCAGCACCGATCCCGACTACAAGGGCGAGGCCTGGGTCTTCAACGTCACCGACTTTGCCCCCTCGGGCGGCGATCTGTGGCTGACCTTCACGATCGCCAGCAGCTGGTACGGCCCGCTGGAGATGTGCATCGAATGGGCCGACAACGAAGATGCCCCGCTGAACGAGTATCACCCCATTGAGGAGTTCGTCAGCCCGCTGTGGAACGAAGGCGGAGCTTTCCATCTGCGGCAGTTTACGGCCAAACTCCCCGACGAACTGAAATCGAAGCGCAGTTTCACCATCCGCTTCCGCGCCACGGAGAACCACCGTGCCGGAGCCAACGGTCTGGCCATCAATTCGGGCGGCTTCTCGGGAATCAGTTTCTGGGCCCTCACCGAACAAAAATAA
- a CDS encoding calcineurin-like phosphoesterase family protein, which produces MKKHTFHTLWLLSCLMLSPCVFSCQNDETAGDTFQQEKLVTHLYVPETTFYVSAIETLTIQGKGFQAGDRFCLRGNGSEEIPLETSALESTYVTFAVPRDLATGEYTLTLVRGIEEQALGILKFRQSIDLNVPDKPGMTIRGAVFCGEKAIQGAVVSDGVEVTTTDESGYYWLPSEKYHGYVFVTIPSGYLPLAEGSLPQFWQPLTGSLLEHEQHNFELVETDNDNFTLFVTTDIHLANRNSDLTQYNSIVVPDLLASMEACGTRPFYTMVLGDMSWDQFWYANKFNLENYITTLNEAELPSLFFHLPGNHDNDPYCPDDFKAEAAYKELLGPTYYSFNLGKVHCIALDNNVYINNGGAEGVSGDRTFRSYLTQIQLDWLRKDLALVDKQTPILVGLHCPIFGFNSDLEVTNAMYAESDRTNLLNCFEGFTDVHFLTGHTHYNHNTVYSPSIMEHNTAAACSTWWWTGKYGNGQVCRDGSPGGYSIFEIDGTKIKWRYKGFGLDADRQFLTYDMNQVKRHFSINQMAVNFLKVYPSRDDYRDVGENIVYINVWNWDADWEIKVNDGTRDLPVDQIYQRDPLHTISYDVPRVSEAGEYTQSFASTPLIHLFSVQAPDANTTLTITVTDRFGNVYKEVMSRPKSFSTNSYNQ; this is translated from the coding sequence ATGAAAAAACATACCTTCCATACGCTCTGGCTGTTGAGCTGCCTGATGCTCTCGCCGTGCGTGTTCTCGTGCCAGAACGACGAAACGGCCGGGGATACCTTCCAACAGGAGAAGCTCGTCACCCACCTCTACGTTCCGGAGACAACCTTCTATGTCTCGGCCATCGAAACGCTGACCATTCAGGGCAAGGGATTCCAGGCCGGCGACCGTTTCTGCCTGCGCGGCAACGGCTCCGAAGAGATTCCGCTGGAGACCTCCGCCCTGGAATCCACCTACGTCACGTTTGCTGTTCCGCGGGATCTCGCAACGGGCGAATACACGCTGACGCTGGTGCGCGGTATCGAGGAACAGGCGCTGGGCATTCTGAAATTCCGCCAAAGCATCGACCTGAACGTTCCGGACAAACCCGGCATGACGATCCGCGGAGCCGTCTTCTGCGGCGAAAAGGCCATACAGGGGGCCGTAGTCTCGGACGGCGTCGAGGTGACCACCACCGACGAGAGCGGCTACTACTGGCTTCCGTCGGAGAAGTACCACGGCTACGTCTTCGTCACGATCCCCTCGGGGTATCTGCCGCTGGCCGAAGGCTCTCTTCCGCAATTCTGGCAGCCGCTCACGGGGTCGCTGCTCGAACACGAACAGCACAACTTCGAACTCGTCGAAACCGACAACGACAACTTCACCCTCTTCGTCACCACGGACATCCATCTGGCCAACCGCAACAGCGACCTGACGCAATACAATTCGATTGTCGTGCCCGATCTGCTCGCCTCGATGGAGGCGTGCGGCACACGGCCTTTCTACACGATGGTGCTGGGCGACATGTCGTGGGACCAGTTCTGGTATGCCAACAAGTTCAACCTCGAGAACTACATCACCACGCTCAACGAAGCCGAACTCCCCTCGCTGTTCTTCCACCTGCCGGGCAACCACGACAACGACCCCTACTGTCCCGATGACTTCAAGGCCGAAGCCGCCTACAAGGAGCTGCTGGGCCCGACCTACTACTCGTTCAACCTCGGAAAGGTCCACTGCATCGCGCTGGACAACAACGTCTACATCAACAACGGCGGCGCAGAAGGGGTGTCCGGCGACCGGACGTTCCGCAGCTATCTCACGCAGATACAGCTCGACTGGCTGCGCAAGGATCTGGCGCTGGTCGACAAACAGACCCCGATTCTGGTGGGGCTCCACTGCCCGATCTTCGGATTCAACAGCGACCTGGAGGTGACCAACGCCATGTATGCCGAGAGCGACCGGACGAATCTGCTCAACTGCTTCGAGGGCTTCACCGACGTCCACTTCCTCACGGGGCACACCCACTACAACCACAACACGGTCTACTCCCCCTCGATCATGGAGCACAACACGGCGGCAGCCTGCTCGACGTGGTGGTGGACGGGCAAATACGGCAACGGCCAGGTCTGCCGGGACGGTTCGCCGGGCGGCTACAGCATCTTCGAGATCGACGGTACGAAGATCAAATGGCGCTACAAGGGTTTCGGACTCGATGCCGACCGGCAGTTCCTCACCTACGACATGAATCAGGTAAAACGCCACTTCAGCATCAACCAGATGGCCGTGAACTTCCTGAAGGTCTACCCCTCGCGCGACGACTACCGGGACGTGGGCGAGAATATCGTCTACATCAACGTCTGGAACTGGGATGCCGACTGGGAGATCAAGGTCAACGACGGAACACGGGATCTGCCCGTCGATCAGATCTACCAGCGGGATCCGCTCCATACGATCAGTTACGACGTGCCGCGCGTCTCCGAGGCGGGCGAGTATACGCAGTCCTTCGCCTCGACGCCGCTCATCCACCTCTTCTCGGTTCAGGCGCCCGACGCCAACACCACGCTGACGATCACCGTCACCGACCGTTTCGGCAACGTCTACAAGGAGGTAATGTCCCGTCCGAAGAGTTTCTCGACCAACAGCTACAACCAGTAA
- a CDS encoding BACON domain-containing protein: MKTFSTYLYVLLWFVGASAATACSDEPEPRQDFVETGLQELDINKRGLDAEGETPVIDVRSNTYWMIRTQTPAEWLNFSPTAGSGDVEVVVEAAPNNGAERTAVLVFETRQGEMKRFTVRQSGAESRVTFYEGRFGDGASQLSINRFEAWENRGIGSLRCQYWGTDALVDSSSPSTGYDGASGGNNITFGSDDADFMLGGIDLKGDINFRLSFASMTSDAAFDPAALQLFISKDRQNWTQLTYTRSTAAAWERSELPFYLPEGVSQLYVRFHGANARNYRIDDIELAEGDGSGQTITFVEDIVEYETYTIFDETFDWCVGKAGEDNSTLPGSDNGGPTYQNGWSGTRVYQHPGFAKISTSSSRGWLTSPAMTAIGEKRVTVTLSFNVGIMNTDLGRFMIKVHNSGTIDGESEVEYELTSSNKWESMTLYIVGATKETQIEFTGIQDKLNRFFIDNVKATFVDIKEE; encoded by the coding sequence ATGAAAACGTTCAGCACATATCTGTATGTCCTGCTGTGGTTCGTCGGAGCGTCCGCGGCCACGGCCTGCAGCGACGAACCCGAACCCCGTCAGGACTTCGTGGAGACCGGACTGCAGGAGCTCGACATCAACAAGCGCGGACTCGATGCCGAAGGCGAAACTCCGGTCATCGACGTCCGTTCGAACACCTACTGGATGATCCGCACGCAGACACCGGCCGAGTGGCTCAACTTCTCCCCGACGGCCGGATCGGGCGATGTGGAGGTGGTCGTCGAGGCGGCCCCGAACAACGGGGCCGAACGTACGGCCGTCCTCGTTTTCGAAACCCGGCAGGGCGAAATGAAACGATTCACCGTCCGGCAGTCCGGTGCGGAGAGTCGGGTCACCTTCTACGAAGGCCGTTTCGGCGACGGAGCCTCGCAGCTCTCCATCAACCGGTTCGAGGCGTGGGAGAATCGGGGCATCGGCAGCCTGCGCTGCCAGTACTGGGGTACGGATGCCCTGGTCGACAGCAGTTCACCCTCGACGGGCTACGACGGAGCTTCGGGCGGCAACAACATTACCTTCGGGAGTGACGATGCCGACTTCATGCTCGGAGGCATCGATCTGAAGGGCGATATCAACTTCCGTCTTTCGTTCGCCAGCATGACCTCCGATGCGGCGTTCGATCCCGCCGCCCTGCAGCTCTTCATCAGCAAAGACCGCCAGAACTGGACCCAGCTCACCTATACGCGTTCAACGGCCGCCGCCTGGGAGCGGAGCGAACTTCCGTTCTACCTTCCCGAAGGGGTTTCGCAGCTCTACGTGCGTTTCCACGGCGCCAATGCCCGCAACTACCGGATCGACGACATCGAACTGGCCGAAGGCGACGGCAGCGGTCAGACCATCACCTTCGTCGAGGATATCGTCGAGTACGAGACCTATACGATCTTCGACGAGACCTTCGACTGGTGCGTCGGCAAGGCGGGCGAGGACAACAGTACGCTGCCCGGATCCGACAACGGAGGCCCCACCTACCAGAACGGCTGGTCGGGAACGCGCGTCTACCAGCATCCGGGCTTCGCCAAGATCAGCACGTCGAGCAGCCGCGGCTGGCTCACCAGCCCCGCCATGACGGCCATCGGCGAGAAACGGGTGACGGTCACGCTGAGCTTCAATGTCGGCATCATGAACACCGACCTCGGCCGCTTCATGATCAAGGTCCACAACAGCGGCACGATCGACGGAGAGTCGGAGGTCGAATACGAACTCACGTCGAGCAACAAATGGGAGAGCATGACGCTCTACATCGTTGGCGCGACCAAGGAGACCCAGATCGAATTCACGGGTATCCAGGACAAGCTGAACCGTTTCTTCATCGACAACGTGAAGGCAACCTTCGTGGACATCAAGGAGGAGTAA